The Vigna unguiculata cultivar IT97K-499-35 chromosome 6, ASM411807v1, whole genome shotgun sequence genome contains a region encoding:
- the LOC114187358 gene encoding basic form of pathogenesis-related protein 1-like, whose protein sequence is MMSPMHVILPIVLMVCTTTLSLAQNTPQDYLEVHNQARAEVGVGPLSWNHTLQAYAQRYANARIPDCNLEHSMGPYGENLAEGYGEMKGSDAVKFWLTEKPDYDYGSNSCVHDECGHYTQIVWRNSLHLGCARAKCNNGWMFVICSYSPPGNYEGERPY, encoded by the coding sequence atgatgtCCCCAATGCATGTGATCCTACCCATTGTTCTCATGGTGTGCACAACAACACTGAGCCTGGCTCAGAACACTCCACAAGACTACCTTGAGGTGCACAACCAGGCTCGAGCCGAGGTTGGTGTTGGTCCACTCTCATGGAACCACACCCTTCAGGCCTATGCTCAGAGGTACGCCAATGCCAGGATCCCTGACTGCAACCTCGAACACTCTATGGGACCCTATGGCGAGAATCTGGCAGAAGGGTACGGCGAAATGAAGGGTTCTGATGCTGTCAAATTCTGGCTCACTGAGAAACCTGACTATGACTACGGTTCCAATAGTTGTGTTCACGATGAGTGTGGCCACTATACTCAGATTGTGTGGCGCAATTCTCTTCATCTCGGGTGCGCACGAGCTAAGTGCAACAATGGTTGGATGTTTGTCATCTGCAGCTATTCTCCACCGGGGAACTACGAAGGAGAACGACCTTATTGA
- the LOC114188799 gene encoding probable pectin methylesterase CGR3 — translation MSRRPGNPSRRFADEGSIPFVASIQSKSQNSPLLSIGLVIVGAILLIGYFYSSSGGASSDIKDFSKLEGGASCSSEVLQALPVLKKAYGDSMHKVLHVGPDSCLVVSSLLEEEDTEAWGIEPYELDDAGAKCKSLVRKGIVRVADIKFPLPYRAKSFSLVLVSDVLDYLSPKYLNKTLPELARVSADGVVIFAGYPGQQRTRGEEVAKFGRPAKLRSSSWWIRFFVQTGLDENETAGKKFEQASVKKAYKSACQVFHLKSFP, via the exons ATGTCAAGGAGGCCAGGAAATCCTTCACGTCGGTTTGCTGATGAAGGAAGTATACCATTTGTGGCATCTATCCAGTCCAAATCTCAAAACTCTCCCCTCCTATCTATTGGGCTTGTGATTGTG GGTGCAATCTTGTTGATTGGTTACTTTTACAGCAGTTCAG GTGGAGCTAGCAGTGATATTAAAGATTTTAGTAAACTTGAAG GTGGTGCATCATGCTCATCAGAAGTCCTACAGGCATTGCCCGTTTTGAAGAAAGCATATGGAGACAGCATGCATAAGGTTTTGCATGTTGGCCCTGACTCTTGTCTTGTGGTATCTAGTTTGTTAGAAGAAGAGGATACTGAGGCTTGGGGAATAGAACCTTATGAGTTAGATGATGCTGGTGCTAAGTGTAAAAGTCTTGTACGCAAGGGCATTGTGCGAGTGGCTGATATAAAGTTTCCTCTACCTTATCGAGCAAAGTCATTTTCTCTGGTCCTTGTGTCAGATGTATTGGATTACTTATCTCCAAAATACCTGAATAAAACCCTGCCTGAGTTGGCAAGGGTATCTGCTGATGGCGTTGTTATCTTTGCAG GTTACCCAGGTCAGCAGAGAACTAGGGGTGAAGAAGTGGCCAAATTTGGTCGTCCA GCCAAATTGCGCAGTTCGTCTTGGTGGATAAGATTTTTTGTTCAGACTGGTTTAGATGAAAATGAAACTGCTGGAAAGAAGTTTGAACAGGCTTCAGTGAAGAAGGCATACAAATCAGCATGCCAAGTTTTTCACCTGAAATCATTCCCTTGA
- the LOC114186738 gene encoding DUF21 domain-containing protein At2g14520-like, whose amino-acid sequence MAVEYKCCETQFFMRLLIIVLLVLFAGLMSGLTLGLMSLSLVDLEVLAKSGTPQDRKHAAKILPVVRNQHLLLCTLLICNAAAMEALPIFLDSLVVAWGAVLISVTLILLFGEIIPQSICSRYGLAIGATVAPVVRVLVWICFPVAYPISKLLDYLLGHRHEALFRRAELKTLVNLHGNEAGKGGELTHDETTIIAGALELTEKTASDAMTPITEIFSIDINSKLDRELMNLILEKGHSRVPVYYEETTNIIGLILVKNLLRIDPEEGIPVKSVTIRRIPRVPETMPLYDILNEFQKGHSHMAVVIRNTDKTGQDSSNNNANVRDVKVDIDGEKTPQENNNNNMLKSKRSLQKWKSFPNSNNSNRGSYRSRKWSKNMYSDILEIDGNTLPTPPEKEEAVGIITMEDVIEELLQEEIFDETDHHFEDS is encoded by the exons ATGGCGGTGGAATACAAGTGCTGTGAAACTCAGTTTTTCATGCGGTTACTGATAATTGTGCTGCTTGTGTTGTTTGCTGGATTGATGTCAGGGCTCACTTTAGGACTCATGTCCTTGAGTCTTGTTGATCTTGAGGTTCTTGCCAAGTCTGGCACCCCTCAGGATCGCAAACATGCCG CGAAGATATTGCCTGTTGTCAGAAATCAACATTTGCTGCTTTGCACCCTTCTAATTTGCAACGCTGCAGCTATGGAG GCACTTCCTATCTTTCTTGATAGTCTTGTTGTTGCATGGGGTGCTGTTCTGATTTCAGTAACATTAATTCTCCTGTTTGGCGAG ATTATACCACAATCAATTTGTTCTCGGTATGGTTTAGCAATTGGAGCAACAGTGGCTCCAGTTGTCCGTGTCCTTGTGTGGATATGTTTTCCTGTTGCCTATCCAATTAGCAAG TTGTTGGACTATTTGCTGGGGCATCGACATGAAGCACTTTTCCGTAGAGCTGAGTTGAAAACACTTGTAAATCTGCATGGAAATGAG gcTGGAAAAGGTGGGGAACTGACACATGATGAAACAACAATCATTGCTGGAGCACTTGAACTCACTGAGAAGACAGCCAGTGACGCCATGACTCCCATAACTGAAATATTTTCCATTGATATTAATTCAAAGCTTGATAG GGAATTGATGAATCTAATATTGGAGAAAGGGCATAGCAGAGTCCCTGTCTACTACGAGGAGACAACAAACATTATTGGACTTATCTTG GTCAAGAATTTACTGAGAATTGACCCAGAAGAAGGGATACCGGTGAAAAGTGTGACCATACGGAGAATACCAAG GGTTCCAGAAACAATGCCACTGTATGATATTTTGAACGAGTTCCAGAAGGGCCATAGCCACATGGCTGTTGTTATCAGAAACACTGACAAGACAGGTCAAGACTCGTCTAACAATAATGCCAATG TGAGAGATGTGAAGGTAGATATTGATGGCGAGAAGACTCCCcaagagaataataataataatatgttgaaAAGCAAGAGATCACTCCAAAAGTGGAAGAGCTTTCCAAACTCGAATAATTCGAACAGGGGAAGTTACAGGAGCAGAAAATGGTCAAAAAATATGTATTCAGATATTTTGGAAATAGATGGAAACACACTTCCAACGCCAccagaaaaagaagaagctgTTGGAATTATCACCATGGAAGATGTCATTGAAGAGCTTTTACAG GAGGAGATCTTTGATGAGACCGATCATCACTTTGAAGACTCATGA